A region from the Salicibibacter cibarius genome encodes:
- the gyrA gene encoding DNA gyrase subunit A — translation MADHESNVHEINISQEMQSSFLDYAMSVIVSRALPDVRDGMKPVHRRILYAMNELGMTPDKAHKKSARIVGDVIGKYHPHGDSAVYETMVRMAQDFSYRYMLVDGHGNFGSVDGDSAAAMRYTEARMSKISNELVRDIRKDTVDYQDNYDGAEKEPVVLPARFPNLLVNGASGIAVGMATNIPPHQLGEVIDGLLALSRNPDLSVDELMEYIPGPDFPTAGLIMGRSGIRRAYHTGRGSITLRANAHINEQKNGKEEIIVTELPYQVNKARLVEKIAELVREKKLDGITDLRDETSRNGMRIVMELRKDANANVLLNNLYKWTTMQTTFGVNLLALVNGQPEVLNLKQSLSLYLDHQVEVIRRRTQFDLNKAEARAHILEGLRIALDHIDAIIELIRSSETTDIARQGLIETYDLSHEQAQAILDMRLQRLTGLERDKIEEEYKGLIERITELKAILADNEKVLDIIRDELSDIKKRYNDERRTAIHASENVLEDEDLIPQENVVISITHEGYIKRLPLTTYRSQRRGGRGIQGMGTNDGDFVEHLFTTNSHHTILFFSNKGKVYRLKAYEVPELKRTAKGIPLINLLQIEKGEEISTVIPIEKFRDDAYLLFVTKKGIAKRTPLSAYANIRKGGLFAINIRDDDELHGVRLTDDASDVILGTKKGIAIRFNEEDVRLMGRTATGVKGISLDQDDEVIGMDMIREGQDVLLVTNKGFGKRTKEDEFKVQNRGGKGIKACTLTDRTGHLIALRVISDEYDLMVMTEKGIIIRIHVNEISELGRYAQGVMLIRVDENEEVSTVAPVEAEEIEEDVEEDEEEESATETDEDEE, via the coding sequence ATGGCAGATCACGAATCTAATGTCCATGAAATAAATATCAGTCAGGAGATGCAGTCATCGTTCCTGGATTATGCCATGAGCGTCATTGTCAGCCGTGCCCTTCCCGACGTTCGTGACGGCATGAAACCCGTGCATCGGCGCATTCTTTACGCGATGAACGAACTTGGGATGACGCCGGACAAAGCTCATAAAAAATCAGCGCGAATTGTCGGGGATGTGATCGGTAAATACCATCCCCACGGCGACAGTGCTGTCTATGAAACAATGGTGAGAATGGCACAGGATTTCAGTTACCGGTACATGCTCGTGGATGGACACGGGAACTTCGGCTCGGTCGACGGGGATTCAGCTGCAGCCATGCGGTATACGGAAGCCCGTATGTCAAAAATTTCCAATGAACTCGTTCGGGATATTCGCAAAGACACGGTGGACTACCAAGACAATTACGATGGTGCCGAGAAGGAACCTGTCGTGCTACCGGCGCGTTTCCCCAATTTGCTTGTGAACGGCGCATCCGGGATCGCGGTCGGAATGGCGACGAACATTCCCCCACACCAATTGGGGGAAGTGATCGATGGGTTATTGGCACTAAGTCGAAACCCCGATTTAAGTGTGGACGAATTGATGGAGTATATTCCCGGTCCCGATTTTCCAACGGCAGGTTTAATCATGGGCCGAAGCGGAATCCGCAGAGCCTACCACACAGGTCGGGGCTCCATCACTTTGCGGGCTAATGCCCACATTAACGAGCAAAAAAACGGCAAAGAAGAAATTATCGTCACGGAGTTGCCGTACCAAGTGAATAAAGCGCGTCTCGTTGAAAAAATTGCCGAGCTTGTGCGGGAAAAAAAGCTCGATGGAATCACGGACTTGCGCGATGAAACATCTCGAAACGGCATGCGCATTGTGATGGAACTTCGCAAGGATGCAAACGCCAACGTGCTTTTAAACAACTTGTATAAATGGACGACGATGCAAACGACGTTTGGCGTCAATTTGTTGGCACTTGTCAATGGACAACCGGAAGTACTCAATCTTAAGCAATCGCTCAGCCTTTACCTTGATCACCAGGTGGAGGTTATTCGCCGGCGCACCCAGTTCGATTTAAACAAGGCTGAGGCTCGCGCACACATTTTGGAAGGCTTAAGAATTGCCCTCGATCATATTGATGCGATCATCGAATTGATCCGCTCGTCCGAAACGACCGATATTGCTCGCCAGGGCTTGATCGAAACCTATGATCTAAGCCATGAACAAGCACAAGCAATCCTTGATATGCGCTTGCAGCGCCTTACCGGTCTTGAAAGGGATAAGATCGAAGAGGAATATAAAGGGTTGATCGAGCGTATCACGGAATTAAAAGCGATTTTAGCAGATAATGAAAAAGTTCTCGATATCATTCGCGATGAACTGAGTGATATTAAAAAACGCTACAATGATGAACGCCGTACAGCCATTCATGCAAGCGAAAATGTGCTCGAAGACGAAGATTTAATCCCACAAGAAAACGTCGTCATCAGCATTACGCATGAAGGGTACATTAAACGTTTGCCCCTTACGACGTATCGTAGTCAGCGCCGCGGCGGCCGTGGGATTCAAGGAATGGGCACCAATGATGGAGATTTTGTCGAACATCTGTTTACAACCAACTCTCATCACACGATCCTTTTCTTTTCAAACAAAGGAAAAGTTTATCGGCTGAAAGCGTATGAAGTGCCCGAGTTAAAACGTACGGCCAAAGGAATCCCGCTGATCAATCTTTTGCAAATCGAAAAAGGGGAAGAAATCAGCACAGTGATCCCGATAGAGAAATTCCGGGACGATGCCTATCTATTGTTTGTCACGAAAAAAGGCATTGCCAAACGAACCCCATTATCCGCGTATGCGAATATTCGAAAGGGCGGGCTTTTCGCCATTAACATCCGGGACGATGATGAATTGCATGGCGTACGCCTTACGGACGACGCGAGTGACGTCATTCTCGGCACGAAAAAAGGCATTGCCATCCGGTTTAATGAGGAAGATGTAAGACTCATGGGTAGGACGGCTACTGGCGTTAAAGGGATTTCCCTTGACCAAGACGATGAAGTCATTGGCATGGATATGATTCGGGAAGGACAAGATGTGCTTCTCGTTACCAATAAAGGCTTCGGAAAAAGGACAAAAGAAGACGAGTTCAAAGTGCAAAATCGTGGCGGCAAAGGCATAAAAGCATGCACACTTACCGACCGAACCGGGCATTTGATCGCTCTCAGAGTCATTTCCGATGAATACGATTTGATGGTAATGACAGAAAAAGGCATTATCATCCGTATCCATGTCAACGAGATCTCTGAACTCGGGCGATATGCCCAAGGCGTCATGCTCATTCGTGTCGATGAAAATGAAGAAGTTTCAACCGTAGCCCCTGTTGAGGCGGAGGAAATAGAAGAAGACGTTGAAGAAGACGAGGAAGAGGAAAGCGCAACAGAAACAGATGAAGATGAAGAATGA
- a CDS encoding IS110 family transposase produces MGLKIVYPICCGIDVHKTFVVACIASTDNGVTTYKRHRFSTYTKGLRELSQWLCENNCKDVCMESTGKYWIPVFNMLEDSCNITVAHPKYVKAIQGKKTDKKDAKWMADLFKHDLVPGSFIPPSDTRF; encoded by the coding sequence ATGGGGTTAAAAATCGTTTATCCAATCTGTTGTGGCATTGACGTTCACAAAACTTTTGTTGTTGCCTGTATTGCTTCCACCGACAACGGTGTCACAACTTACAAACGCCATCGCTTTTCAACCTATACCAAAGGGTTGAGAGAGCTGTCACAGTGGCTTTGTGAAAACAATTGCAAGGATGTTTGCATGGAATCTACCGGGAAGTACTGGATACCCGTGTTCAATATGTTGGAAGATTCCTGCAATATCACAGTCGCACATCCGAAATACGTCAAGGCGATCCAAGGGAAAAAGACAGATAAGAAAGATGCTAAATGGATGGCCGATTTATTTAAACATGATCTTGTGCCAGGGAGCTTTATACCACCGTCAGATACAAGGTTTTAA
- the pdxS gene encoding pyridoxal 5'-phosphate synthase lyase subunit PdxS, with translation MADIGTDRVKRGMAEMQKGGVIMDVVNAEQAKIAEEAGAVAVMALERVPSDIRAAGGVARMADPNILEEVIDAVSIPVMAKARIGHIAEARVLEALGADYIDESEVLTPADDIYHIDKSTYTVPFVCGARDLGEALRRIGEGASMIRTKGEPGTGNIVEAVRHMRMVQAQIKKVAGMSRDELMTEAKNLGAPYELLASIQESAKLPVVNFAAGGIATPADAALMMSLGSDGVFVGSGVFKSDEPQKFARAIVEATTHYEDYELIGRLSKGLGTAMKGIEIANIPEPERMQDRSI, from the coding sequence TTGGCAGATATAGGTACAGATCGCGTTAAACGAGGAATGGCTGAAATGCAAAAAGGCGGCGTCATTATGGACGTTGTCAATGCAGAACAAGCAAAAATTGCCGAGGAAGCGGGCGCCGTTGCCGTTATGGCACTCGAGCGTGTCCCTTCAGATATACGAGCCGCGGGCGGAGTCGCCCGAATGGCAGATCCAAACATACTGGAAGAAGTGATCGATGCGGTAAGTATTCCGGTCATGGCGAAAGCGCGGATTGGCCACATTGCCGAAGCTCGCGTGTTGGAAGCGCTCGGTGCTGATTATATCGATGAAAGCGAAGTGCTTACGCCTGCTGATGACATCTACCATATCGATAAAAGCACCTATACAGTGCCGTTTGTTTGCGGCGCCCGTGACTTGGGCGAGGCGTTACGGCGCATTGGCGAAGGCGCATCGATGATCCGAACGAAAGGTGAACCGGGCACGGGCAATATTGTGGAAGCCGTCCGTCATATGCGCATGGTGCAGGCCCAAATTAAAAAGGTGGCCGGAATGTCCCGCGATGAGTTAATGACCGAAGCGAAGAACTTGGGAGCCCCCTACGAACTCCTCGCTTCCATTCAGGAATCGGCCAAATTGCCGGTCGTCAATTTTGCTGCCGGTGGGATTGCTACTCCTGCCGATGCGGCGTTGATGATGTCGCTCGGTTCCGACGGCGTTTTCGTAGGATCCGGTGTGTTCAAATCGGATGAGCCACAAAAATTTGCACGCGCCATCGTCGAAGCAACGACGCACTATGAAGATTATGAATTGATCGGTCGTTTATCAAAAGGCCTCGGGACAGCCATGAAAGGCATAGAGATAGCCAATATCCCCGAGCCGGAACGTATGCAAGATCGTAGTATATAG
- the guaB gene encoding IMP dehydrogenase: MREDKFGKQGLTFDDVLLLPDRSEIHPREVDIHSKLTAKLPLNMPILSASMDTVTEADMAIAMAREGGLGVIHKNMSVEEQAEMVDMVKRSESGVITNPFFLTPDRQVYDAEHLMGKFRISGVPIVDEDQKLVGILTNRDLRFIDDYAIHIDDVMTKNDLVTAPVGTTLAEAEKILQQYKIEKLPLVDTDMELKGLITIKDIEKAIEYPKAAKDDQGRLLVAAAVGVAHDTKVRMKGLVEAGVDAIVIDTAHGHSRGVLDQVAQIREDYPEVTLIVGNVATGAGTRDLIQAGADVVKVGIGPGSICTTRVVTGVGVPQITAVHECATEAEKHGVPIIADGGIKFSGDIVKALAAGAHAVMLGSMLAGVLESPGETEIYQGRQFKVYRGMGSISAMEKGSKDRYFQEDNQKFVPEGIEGRTPYKGPLADTLYQLTGGIRSGMGYCGAPNLEGLRNDGQFVQITNASLKENHPHDVQITKEAPNYSI, from the coding sequence ATGAGAGAGGATAAGTTTGGAAAACAAGGGTTAACCTTTGATGACGTTTTGTTACTTCCCGACCGGTCGGAAATCCACCCCCGCGAAGTAGATATTCACTCCAAATTGACAGCGAAACTTCCGCTTAATATGCCAATCTTAAGTGCCAGCATGGATACGGTGACGGAAGCGGATATGGCGATTGCTATGGCTCGTGAAGGTGGTCTCGGTGTCATTCATAAAAACATGTCCGTTGAAGAGCAGGCAGAAATGGTTGACATGGTAAAACGTTCCGAGAGCGGTGTCATTACCAATCCCTTTTTTTTAACACCGGATCGGCAAGTATATGATGCCGAGCATTTGATGGGGAAATTCCGGATCTCGGGTGTTCCAATCGTGGATGAGGATCAAAAACTTGTCGGGATTCTCACGAATCGCGATCTGCGTTTTATTGATGATTACGCGATTCACATTGATGATGTCATGACCAAAAACGATCTCGTTACCGCTCCTGTCGGCACAACATTGGCGGAAGCGGAGAAGATCTTGCAACAGTATAAAATCGAGAAATTGCCACTTGTTGACACCGACATGGAATTAAAAGGTCTCATTACGATAAAAGACATTGAAAAAGCGATCGAATATCCAAAAGCTGCCAAAGATGACCAAGGACGACTACTCGTGGCGGCTGCCGTCGGTGTTGCCCATGACACAAAGGTCAGAATGAAAGGACTCGTAGAAGCAGGCGTGGATGCTATCGTCATTGATACGGCACACGGTCATTCACGCGGGGTTCTCGACCAGGTGGCGCAGATTCGCGAGGACTATCCGGAAGTGACATTAATTGTTGGAAACGTAGCCACCGGCGCTGGCACGAGAGACTTAATCCAAGCGGGCGCCGATGTTGTCAAGGTAGGGATCGGCCCTGGCTCCATTTGTACAACCCGTGTTGTTACAGGGGTTGGTGTCCCGCAGATCACAGCTGTCCATGAATGTGCTACGGAAGCAGAAAAGCATGGTGTCCCGATTATCGCCGACGGCGGAATTAAATTTTCCGGAGATATTGTTAAAGCCTTGGCGGCCGGTGCACATGCAGTTATGCTCGGGAGCATGTTGGCAGGGGTTTTGGAAAGTCCTGGCGAAACGGAAATTTATCAAGGGCGCCAATTTAAAGTTTATCGGGGCATGGGCTCCATAAGCGCGATGGAAAAAGGGAGCAAGGACCGATATTTTCAAGAAGACAATCAGAAGTTTGTGCCGGAAGGTATCGAAGGGCGAACGCCTTACAAAGGGCCACTGGCAGACACGCTCTACCAACTAACGGGCGGTATTCGTTCAGGCATGGGATATTGCGGCGCTCCAAACTTGGAAGGTTTGCGCAACGATGGCCAATTTGTACAAATTACCAATGCATCATTAAAAGAAAACCATCCCCATGATGTTCAAATTACGAAAGAAGCACCGAACTACAGTATCTAA
- a CDS encoding Lrp/AsnC family transcriptional regulator, with product MELDQTDFKILSMLQEDGKCSYSKIARNIGVSEGTVRGRINKMLKNDVFEFIIHTNPYKIGLHVQAIIGLETRVGYHDAIANQLQPHRSVRFIGAFSGKHDLIIQAFFQSNEELMAFVDQKLSGIEGIISVDVNVELKQYKDSFSYVD from the coding sequence ATGGAGTTGGATCAAACAGATTTTAAAATTTTATCGATGTTGCAAGAAGACGGCAAATGTTCGTATAGCAAAATCGCGAGGAACATCGGTGTCAGTGAAGGTACGGTTCGCGGCAGAATTAACAAAATGTTAAAAAACGATGTCTTTGAATTTATCATCCATACGAACCCGTATAAAATTGGCCTGCACGTGCAAGCCATTATCGGCTTGGAGACAAGGGTCGGCTATCATGATGCCATTGCCAATCAATTACAACCCCATCGGTCTGTCCGTTTTATCGGGGCGTTTTCCGGAAAACATGACCTCATTATTCAAGCTTTTTTTCAAAGTAACGAGGAATTAATGGCATTTGTCGATCAAAAATTATCGGGGATTGAAGGCATTATCAGCGTCGATGTGAACGTTGAGCTCAAACAGTATAAAGATTCGTTTTCCTATGTTGATTGA
- the serS gene encoding serine--tRNA ligase, with protein MLDIKYMRQNEEKVKEVLAARGVKTAEVEQAIALDEKRRDLIVQTEEKKKQRNEISQQVAERKRAKEDADDLIAQTKEVSQAIKQHDEALRDIEENLHQLMLTFPNLLADTVPEGESDEDNVEVRQWGTPTAFSFTPKAHWDLAAEHDLLDFERAAKVTGSRFAFYKGTGARMERALIQYMMDVHADEHGYTETLPPYIVHRDSMIGAGQLPKFEEDAFKLEDNPYYLIPTSEVPVVNIHRDEILDGDDLNIKYVAYSACFREEAGSAGRDTRGLIRQHQFSKVELIWFTKPEDSYEALAALTGHAEKILQDLQLPYRVVDLCSGDIGFAAAKTYDLEVWLPSYDTYKEISSCSNCEDFQARRANIKFKREQQGPAEHVHTLNGSGLALGRTVAAIMENYQEEDGSIRIPVVLQPYMGGRKQI; from the coding sequence ATGTTGGATATTAAGTACATGCGCCAAAATGAAGAAAAGGTGAAAGAAGTGTTGGCGGCACGAGGAGTAAAAACAGCGGAGGTTGAACAGGCAATCGCTTTGGACGAGAAGCGCAGGGATTTGATCGTCCAAACCGAAGAAAAGAAGAAGCAAAGAAATGAAATATCACAGCAAGTGGCTGAAAGAAAACGGGCGAAAGAAGATGCCGACGATTTAATTGCACAAACGAAAGAAGTGTCGCAAGCAATTAAACAGCACGATGAAGCATTGCGGGACATCGAAGAGAACCTTCATCAGCTTATGCTCACGTTCCCTAATCTATTGGCTGATACCGTGCCAGAAGGCGAGAGTGATGAAGACAACGTTGAAGTGCGCCAATGGGGAACACCGACGGCATTTTCTTTCACGCCGAAAGCACATTGGGATTTAGCCGCTGAGCATGATCTGCTTGACTTTGAACGTGCCGCAAAAGTAACCGGCAGCCGTTTTGCATTTTATAAAGGGACAGGCGCACGGATGGAACGGGCATTGATCCAATACATGATGGACGTACATGCCGATGAACATGGCTATACGGAGACGCTGCCTCCTTACATCGTGCATCGGGACAGCATGATAGGAGCGGGACAGTTGCCGAAGTTCGAGGAAGACGCCTTCAAGCTTGAAGACAATCCATACTATCTCATTCCAACATCCGAAGTGCCGGTCGTGAACATACACCGTGACGAAATTCTCGATGGGGATGATCTAAATATTAAATATGTGGCTTACAGCGCTTGCTTTCGCGAAGAAGCCGGCTCGGCCGGACGCGACACGCGAGGATTAATTCGCCAACATCAATTCAGCAAAGTGGAATTGATTTGGTTTACGAAACCGGAAGATTCTTACGAAGCCCTTGCCGCGCTTACCGGCCATGCCGAAAAAATTTTACAAGACCTGCAACTCCCTTACCGGGTCGTCGATCTCTGCAGCGGCGATATCGGCTTTGCAGCGGCAAAAACGTACGACCTTGAAGTGTGGTTGCCGAGTTATGACACTTACAAAGAAATCTCTTCATGCAGCAATTGTGAAGATTTTCAGGCACGGCGAGCTAATATTAAATTTAAACGCGAACAACAAGGGCCGGCAGAGCATGTTCATACGTTAAATGGCTCAGGACTTGCTTTAGGCCGCACGGTGGCCGCCATCATGGAGAATTACCAGGAAGAAGACGGCAGTATACGCATCCCCGTTGTTTTGCAACCGTACATGGGCGGCAGAAAACAGATATGA
- the pdxT gene encoding pyridoxal 5'-phosphate synthase glutaminase subunit PdxT: MVKIGVLALQGAVHEHAKMIESEGTSKAVFVKRPEQLLDLDGLILPGGESTTMRRLIDRYDFMNPLRQFAASGKPVFGTCAGLILMANGIKGEEKSHLSFMDVMVERNAFGRQKESFETELNAKGIANDLLAVFIRAPLITKVGTDVEVIAYHQEEIVAAKQGQFLACSFHPELTDDHRFHHYFVDMVKNNTKIVV, translated from the coding sequence ATGGTGAAGATCGGTGTGCTTGCACTCCAAGGCGCTGTCCACGAACATGCGAAGATGATCGAAAGTGAAGGGACAAGCAAAGCAGTTTTTGTCAAAAGACCCGAGCAACTTCTAGACCTTGACGGACTTATTTTGCCGGGAGGCGAAAGTACAACGATGCGGCGGTTGATTGACCGTTATGATTTTATGAACCCGCTTCGTCAATTTGCCGCTTCCGGAAAACCGGTCTTTGGCACGTGTGCCGGCCTTATCCTAATGGCAAATGGGATCAAGGGAGAAGAAAAGTCCCATTTGTCGTTCATGGATGTCATGGTCGAGCGAAATGCTTTTGGCCGCCAAAAAGAAAGTTTTGAAACGGAATTGAACGCAAAAGGAATTGCAAATGATTTGCTTGCTGTTTTTATACGTGCCCCTTTAATCACGAAAGTTGGAACGGATGTTGAGGTTATCGCTTATCATCAGGAAGAAATTGTCGCTGCAAAACAAGGACAATTCCTCGCCTGTTCGTTTCATCCTGAACTGACAGATGATCATCGCTTTCACCATTATTTTGTTGACATGGTAAAAAATAATACAAAAATTGTTGTCTAA
- a CDS encoding D-alanyl-D-alanine carboxypeptidase family protein codes for MKKWTSILSGAALFLALTTTIEAQTPDIEAEASILVDMETGKILYDDDIDTLLPMASMAKMMTEYLVNEAIEEGDLSWDEEVSVSEEVADLSQDESLSNVYLRTDQTYSIEELYEAMAIASANGATVALAEAVAGSETDFVDMMNDKAAELGIEDYEFVNSSGLNNESMEGNHPEGTDADAENMMSARGTAQLAYNLVQDYPEVLDVASTEETVFMEGSEMDELPITNWNHMLGDSDFAHAYEGVDGIKTGNTDAAGFAFTGTVEQDDTRLLSVVMRTDDMDARFEETAVLYDYGFDTFTSEEVVSEGEQSDEVSVLPVPDGQEQEAPVVTGSALSLPILEGEEEMYSTSVTVDEDLLDEDGALSAPLEAGEEVGYVTVTYEGEDEEMYLTDELENNAAVPLVVGEDVERANWFVRSMRGIGGFFSGLWDQTTDTVGGWFS; via the coding sequence ATGAAGAAATGGACGAGTATATTAAGCGGAGCGGCTTTGTTTCTGGCCTTAACAACAACGATAGAAGCACAGACTCCCGACATTGAAGCTGAGGCTTCAATTTTAGTAGATATGGAAACCGGAAAGATTTTATATGACGATGACATAGATACATTGTTGCCGATGGCAAGTATGGCGAAAATGATGACGGAATACCTCGTCAATGAAGCGATTGAAGAGGGTGATCTCAGTTGGGATGAAGAAGTTTCCGTCAGTGAAGAAGTTGCGGATTTATCACAGGATGAAAGTTTATCCAACGTCTATTTGCGAACCGATCAGACGTATAGCATTGAAGAATTATACGAAGCTATGGCGATTGCATCCGCGAATGGCGCGACGGTTGCACTCGCGGAAGCTGTCGCCGGTTCGGAAACAGACTTCGTGGATATGATGAATGATAAAGCTGCGGAGTTGGGGATCGAAGATTATGAATTCGTGAATTCCAGCGGATTAAACAATGAATCAATGGAAGGCAATCATCCGGAAGGGACCGACGCAGACGCAGAGAATATGATGTCTGCTCGGGGGACGGCTCAGCTTGCTTATAACCTGGTCCAGGATTATCCTGAGGTGCTAGACGTCGCGAGCACCGAAGAAACGGTTTTTATGGAAGGCAGTGAGATGGATGAACTGCCGATTACGAACTGGAACCATATGTTAGGGGATTCTGATTTCGCCCATGCATACGAGGGCGTGGACGGCATTAAAACCGGTAATACGGATGCTGCAGGTTTTGCGTTTACAGGTACCGTTGAGCAAGACGACACCCGTTTATTGTCCGTTGTTATGCGCACGGATGACATGGATGCGCGTTTTGAAGAAACGGCCGTATTGTACGATTACGGATTTGACACCTTTACATCCGAAGAAGTGGTTTCCGAAGGAGAACAGAGTGATGAAGTGTCGGTATTACCTGTTCCCGATGGGCAAGAGCAAGAAGCCCCTGTCGTAACCGGATCCGCTTTATCCCTGCCTATTCTTGAAGGCGAGGAAGAGATGTATTCAACTTCCGTGACGGTTGACGAAGACTTGCTCGACGAAGATGGAGCATTGAGTGCACCGCTAGAAGCCGGGGAGGAAGTGGGCTATGTGACGGTCACTTATGAAGGCGAAGACGAAGAGATGTATCTCACGGATGAGCTGGAAAACAATGCCGCTGTTCCACTTGTTGTCGGCGAAGACGTGGAACGGGCGAATTGGTTTGTTCGATCGATGCGAGGGATCGGTGGTTTCTTCTCAGGGCTATGGGATCAAACGACAGATACGGTGGGTGGTTGGTTCTCGTAG
- the gyrB gene encoding DNA topoisomerase (ATP-hydrolyzing) subunit B, translating into MEQHSYDESQIQVLKGLEAVRKRPGMYVGSTNARGLHHLVWEIVDNSIDEAMAGFCDEIHIAIEKDNSITVTDNGRGIPVGMHEKEGRPTLEVIMTVLHAGGKFGGGGYKVSGGLHGVGASVVNALSEHMEVEIHRDGNIYYQDYRQGIPQRELSVTGQSNQTGTRIRFTPDSTIFTETREYEADTLMTRLRELAFLNKGLRVFFTDRREEEPETKDYYYEGGIQSFVEYLNQSKEPLHEPPIYIESEQAGIQVEIAVQYNNSFTSNIYSFANNINTHEGGTHESGFKTGLTRVINHYARQHQLFKDNDPNLVGEDVREGLTAIISVKIPDPQFEGQTKTKLGNSNVRTATDQQFSDHFARFLAENPDTARKVVEKGITASRAREAAKKAREFTRRKSALEVGSLPGKLADCSSRDATISEMYIVEGDSAGGSAKAGRDSYFQAILPLRGKILNVEKARLDRILNNNEIRSIITALGTGIADEFTIEKARYHKIIIMTDADVDGAHIRTLILTFFYRFMRPLIESGYVYIAQPPLYQVKQNKKVRYIQDEKDLQPLLDEWPDTPVPDIQRYKGLGEMNADQLWETTMNPEGRKLLQVTLEDAMIADGVFDTLMGDRVEPRREFIQDNAEYVQNLDV; encoded by the coding sequence ATCATCTCGTTTGGGAAATCGTCGATAACAGCATTGATGAAGCGATGGCCGGCTTTTGTGATGAGATTCATATCGCAATTGAAAAAGACAACAGCATAACGGTTACCGATAACGGCCGTGGCATCCCTGTCGGCATGCACGAAAAAGAAGGAAGACCAACGTTGGAAGTGATCATGACCGTTCTTCACGCCGGCGGAAAATTCGGCGGCGGCGGATACAAAGTTTCCGGTGGCTTGCATGGCGTAGGGGCTTCTGTCGTGAATGCCCTATCCGAGCACATGGAAGTTGAAATCCATCGCGACGGAAACATTTATTATCAAGATTATCGGCAAGGGATTCCACAGCGAGAACTTTCGGTCACGGGACAGAGTAACCAAACAGGTACACGAATCCGTTTCACGCCTGACAGCACGATTTTCACCGAAACGAGAGAATATGAAGCTGACACGTTAATGACTCGTTTAAGAGAGTTGGCATTTTTGAATAAAGGGCTCCGCGTTTTCTTTACAGACAGACGAGAAGAAGAGCCGGAAACGAAAGACTACTACTATGAAGGCGGGATCCAATCCTTTGTTGAGTATTTAAATCAGTCAAAGGAACCGCTTCATGAACCGCCGATCTATATCGAAAGTGAACAAGCAGGCATCCAAGTAGAGATCGCGGTTCAATATAACAATAGTTTTACGAGCAATATCTATTCATTTGCCAATAATATCAATACACATGAAGGCGGCACACATGAATCGGGATTTAAAACGGGATTAACACGTGTGATTAATCACTATGCCCGTCAGCATCAACTGTTCAAAGACAATGATCCGAACCTTGTGGGAGAAGATGTCCGTGAAGGGTTAACCGCTATAATATCCGTGAAAATCCCGGATCCACAATTTGAAGGGCAAACGAAAACCAAGCTGGGGAACAGCAATGTCAGAACGGCCACCGATCAACAATTCAGCGATCATTTCGCCCGTTTTCTTGCTGAAAACCCCGATACAGCCCGAAAAGTGGTGGAAAAAGGGATCACTGCATCAAGAGCCCGTGAAGCGGCTAAAAAAGCCCGGGAATTCACTCGCCGCAAAAGTGCGCTTGAAGTCGGATCGCTTCCCGGAAAACTGGCGGATTGTTCTTCACGGGATGCTACCATCAGTGAAATGTATATCGTTGAGGGCGATTCGGCCGGAGGTTCGGCAAAAGCAGGGAGAGATAGCTATTTTCAGGCTATTCTTCCCTTGCGCGGGAAGATATTAAACGTAGAAAAAGCGCGTCTTGACAGGATTCTCAACAACAATGAAATTCGTTCCATCATTACCGCGCTCGGCACGGGGATTGCCGACGAATTTACGATTGAGAAAGCGCGTTATCACAAAATCATCATCATGACGGATGCCGATGTGGATGGGGCGCATATCCGAACACTTATTTTGACGTTTTTCTATCGTTTTATGCGCCCATTGATTGAAAGTGGTTATGTATATATTGCCCAGCCCCCGCTATACCAAGTGAAACAAAACAAGAAAGTCCGCTACATCCAGGACGAAAAAGATTTACAACCGCTTTTGGATGAATGGCCGGACACACCTGTACCGGATATTCAACGATATAAAGGTTTGGGTGAAATGAATGCCGATCAATTATGGGAAACAACCATGAACCCGGAAGGGCGAAAACTTCTGCAAGTGACTTTAGAAGATGCAATGATTGCGGATGGCGTTTTCGATACGCTTATGGGGGACAGAGTCGAGCCTCGACGAGAATTTATCCAGGATAACGCAGAATACGTACAAAACCTCGATGTTTAA